The genomic window CAGTCGCTCTATGCCGTGTATGTGGAGACGCAGGGCGCGCATTTCTGTTGAAGTAAGCGAATAGTGAGTGGCGAATGGCGCTACTCGCCATTCGCCACTCGCCGCTCAACCCGTATTCCTCAGCCCCGCCGAGATGCCGTTGATCGTGAGCTGGATTCCACGCAGCACCTGCTCATCCGGGTTCTGCGCGCGGTGCTCCTTCAACAGCTCGACCTGCACATGGTTGAGCGGATCGAGATAGGGGAAGCGGTGGCGCACGGAGCGCTCCAGCAGCGGGTTGCTCTGAAGCAACCGATCCTGGCCCATGATGTCGAGCAGCGTCTCGATGCAGGAATGCCATTCGCGGCGGATACGACCGAAGATCTTCTCGCGCAGGGCTTCGTCCGGCACGAGTTCGGCATAGCGCGAGGCGATCGCGATCGAGCTTTTCGCCAGCACCATGTCCATGTTCGAGAGCAGCATGCGGAAGAACGGCCATTCCCTGTAGAGCTCTTTCAGGAACGGCATGCCCTGGTCGGGATGATCAGCGATCCACTGCTCGACCGCGCTGCCAAAACCGTACCAGCCCGGCAGCATCAGGCGGCATTGCGCCCAGGAGAACACCCAGGGGATCGCGCGCAAATCCTCGATCGCCCGGGTCTTCTTGCGCGAGGCCGGGCGACTGCCGATGTTGAGCGTTGCGATCTCGTTGATGACGGTGGAGGCCCAGAAATAATCGACGAAGCCGTCGGTCTCGTAGACGAGGCCACGATAGGCTTTGAAGGCGAGGTTCGACAATTCGTCCATCGCGGTCAGGTATTCGCGGCGCGGCGCGCTCTGGCGCGGATTCAGGAGACTCGCCTCCAGCGTCGCCGCGGCGAGGATCTCCAGATTGCTGCGGCCGACCTCGGCGTTGGAATATTTCGACGAGATGATCTCGCCCTGCTCGGTGATGCGAATCTGGCCGTTCACGGCACCGCCGGGCTGCGCGATGATGGCATCATAGCTCGGCCCGCCGCCGCGGCCGACCGAGCCTCCGCGGCCGTGGAACAGGCGCAGCCGGACGTGATGCCGCTCGAATACTTCGACGAGCCCGATCTCGGCCTTGTAGAGCTCCCAGCCCGAGGTGACGAAGCCGCCATCCTTGTTGCTGTCGGAATAGCCGAGCATGACCTCCTGCACGCTGCCGCGGCTGTCGACGAGGCGGCGGTAATCGTGCAGCGACAGCATGCGGTCCATGATGCCGGCGGAAGCCTGCAAATCCTCGATGGTCTCGAACAGCGGCACGATGTTGATGGCGCTGCGCCCGGAGGGATGGACGAGGCCGACCTCCTTCAAGAGCACCGCGACTTCGAGCATGTCGGACATGCCCTTGCACATCGAGATGATGCATTGGGGGATGGCGTCCGAACCGAACTTCGCATGCGCTTCCGCGGCGGCATGGAACACGTTGAGCTCGCCCATCGTTTCGTCGCTGTATTTGACGAAGGGCGAGACCAGCGCGCGCGTTGAGCGCAATTCGTTGGTGAGCAGCGAAATGCGGGCGTCCTCGCCGAGCGCGAGATAGGACATGCCGGGGTTGGCAGCGTCCATCAGCTCGGCGATGGTGCGCTCATGCACGGCCGAGTTCTGGCGGATGTCGAGCCGCGCCAGATGGAAGCCGAAGCAGTCCACCGCGCGCCGCAAGCGCCGCAGCCGGCCGCGGGCGATGACGCGGGCATTGTTGGAAATCAGCGAGCGGTGCAGCACGTCGAGATCGGCTTGTAGCTCCCTGACGCTCTCGTAAGGCTTGCCCTTGCCGACCGGCCGGCGGGTGATCTCGACCTCAAGCTTTTCGGCCGTCGCGGTGAGGCGCGCATAGATGCCGGAGACCGCGAGGCGATAAGGCTCGCCGCTTCGGTGCGGCGAGGTGTCCGGCGAGCGTTCCGCGAGTGTGCGCAGCTCTTCGGAGACGTCGGCGAGATGGGCTGCGATGGAAAGTTCGGAGCCGAGCACGTGCAGCTCGTTGAGGTAGAACTGCATCACGCGGCTCGACTGCAGCCGCAGCGTGCCGCGCATCACGTCGGCGGTGACGAAGGGATTGCCGTCGCGATCGCCGCCGATCCAGCTGCCCATGCGCAGGAACGAGGCGAGCTCGCTTGCCGCCTGCTCGCCGCCCTCCTCCAGCCGGTCTTCCAACGCGTTGACCAGGCGCGGCACCTCGCGCAGGAAGGTGTAGTCGTAGAACGACAGGCCGTTGGAGACCTCGTCGAGCACGGTGAGCTTGGTCCGACGCAGGAGATTGGTCTGCCACAGCGTCAGCACCTCGCGGCGGAGTTGCTCGTCGCTTGCGGCGGCCTCCTCCGCGGTCAGCGCAACGCGCTCGCGGCGGTCGAGCAGGGCTGCAATCTCCATCTCGCGGTCCATGGTGCTCTTGCGGCGGACCTCGGTCGGGTGCGCGGTCAGCACCGGGCTGACCAGCGCGGACTTGAAGAAAGTGCGCAGCGCGTCGGGGCCGATGCCCGCCGCCTTGGCATGGGCGAGCGTTTCCGCCAGCACGCCGGAGCCGCCGTTCTTGCCCGCGCCGCGGGCACGCATCTGGCGGATGTTGTTCTGGTCCTCGGCGATGTTGGCGAGATGGGAGAAATAGCTGAAGGCGCGGACGATCCGCACCGTCTCGGAGGTCGACATGCCATCGAGGATCTGCTCGAGCTCGCGGCGCGCGAGCCGGTCCTCGTCGCGATGGAAGCGGATCGAGGTCTGGCGGATGCGCTCGACCAGATCGAACACGTCAGCGCCCTCCTGGTCGCGCACGGTATCGCCGAGAATGCGCCCGAGCAGGCGGATGTCGTCGCGCAGGCGCGCATCCGCCTCCATCGCCTGGACGTCCTCCGGGCGGTTGGGGCGATGCTCAGTGGCGTCGGATGATATGGTCTGGAGGGACATGGCTCGCTCCCCTTTAAGAGCTCCCTGGCTCCTCGGTCCGGAGGAGTGTGCGATATTTGTCTACCGCAGTGCAAGATGAACTTGGTGGCGGCGCGGCAGAACAGCGTACACACGTCCTCGGTCTCGCGGCGCAGGCGCCCGAGCTTTGCTGTCCGTTTCGCCCTCATCGAGAAGAAAGGGCGCAGGGAAGGCCGGGCGCCGGCTGGCACCCAGGGTCCGCACGCGAGAAACGCACGCGGGGTGACCACAGGTGACGCCGGGACATCCCGGCCTTCCCTGCGCAACGGTTTTACGGCTTATGGCGCGCTCTCCCCGGGGAGCGATGCACTATTGCCCCCGCCGCCTTGCGGTTGACTGATGCGCGCGGTCCGGTCGGGCCGCTTCACCACCGCAAGCCTTGACGCACAGACCCCGGGCGTCAGGACCACACGCTTTTGCCGCCGCGGACGTCCCTCCCAAACATTCGGAAGCTCGCGCGTGCTCGCCCCCGAAGCCGAAAGGAAACGCTGTGACCGCGCCGTGTCGATCGCGCGGATCGCGATGGCTCACAGGCGTAGCCCGCCCTGCCACCTCGTCACGCGCCGGCGCTACCGCGTCCATCGCATCCCGGCCTACGTATCGTGACGATCGCGAAACGTCCCTTTGACGGGCCGGGATGCCTTGCGGTTTAACCGAAAGCGTGAATTCGGTCAATCAGAATATTTTGTGCCCCTCTCCCTTGACCTGCATGTGGCGTGATTTGCCCGTCGAGGCCGGGCAAGAATTGGTCGTTGGCGGCCTCAGGCCGGAACGGACCGGCCGATTGCGAGCCGCTGCCGGATATTGGTCCAGAATGCCTCTGGAGCAGCCAAGATGCGCTGCAGGAGGGCTGCAAGGATACATCGGCAAACAGCAAGCGTCTTTGCGAGCGCGGCCAGAAACCCGTC from Bradyrhizobium zhanjiangense includes these protein-coding regions:
- the ppc gene encoding phosphoenolpyruvate carboxylase, which translates into the protein MSLQTISSDATEHRPNRPEDVQAMEADARLRDDIRLLGRILGDTVRDQEGADVFDLVERIRQTSIRFHRDEDRLARRELEQILDGMSTSETVRIVRAFSYFSHLANIAEDQNNIRQMRARGAGKNGGSGVLAETLAHAKAAGIGPDALRTFFKSALVSPVLTAHPTEVRRKSTMDREMEIAALLDRRERVALTAEEAAASDEQLRREVLTLWQTNLLRRTKLTVLDEVSNGLSFYDYTFLREVPRLVNALEDRLEEGGEQAASELASFLRMGSWIGGDRDGNPFVTADVMRGTLRLQSSRVMQFYLNELHVLGSELSIAAHLADVSEELRTLAERSPDTSPHRSGEPYRLAVSGIYARLTATAEKLEVEITRRPVGKGKPYESVRELQADLDVLHRSLISNNARVIARGRLRRLRRAVDCFGFHLARLDIRQNSAVHERTIAELMDAANPGMSYLALGEDARISLLTNELRSTRALVSPFVKYSDETMGELNVFHAAAEAHAKFGSDAIPQCIISMCKGMSDMLEVAVLLKEVGLVHPSGRSAINIVPLFETIEDLQASAGIMDRMLSLHDYRRLVDSRGSVQEVMLGYSDSNKDGGFVTSGWELYKAEIGLVEVFERHHVRLRLFHGRGGSVGRGGGPSYDAIIAQPGGAVNGQIRITEQGEIISSKYSNAEVGRSNLEILAAATLEASLLNPRQSAPRREYLTAMDELSNLAFKAYRGLVYETDGFVDYFWASTVINEIATLNIGSRPASRKKTRAIEDLRAIPWVFSWAQCRLMLPGWYGFGSAVEQWIADHPDQGMPFLKELYREWPFFRMLLSNMDMVLAKSSIAIASRYAELVPDEALREKIFGRIRREWHSCIETLLDIMGQDRLLQSNPLLERSVRHRFPYLDPLNHVQVELLKEHRAQNPDEQVLRGIQLTINGISAGLRNTG